One segment of Thermoanaerobacter kivui DNA contains the following:
- a CDS encoding NAD(P)H-binding protein: MHKFAFIIHPIEYEDVSRKFKIMERLPRRVVEGFTRLLPPMKVSEITGVKSEYAETEGWFVAVPLISEQMLKLPEDYVLNKIIKAVKIAENLGAEIVGLGAMTSVVGDAGITIAKNSNIAVTTGNSYTVATAIEGAVKAAEMMGKDVRDSHVVVIGATGSIGKVCAEVLSRDAKYMTLVARNKEKLQDFRDYLLTKTGMSIHITSDVKEALEDADIIITVTSAVDTVIKPEYLKPGAVVCDVARPRDVSKEVADKRDDVLVIEGGVVEVPGDVDFHFNFGFPPKTSYACMAETMILAMEGRIENYSLGRDLTVEQVDEISKLAKKHGFKLAGFRSFEREVTMEKIESVRKNAKKKLKEWKFA; the protein is encoded by the coding sequence ATGCATAAATTTGCTTTTATAATACATCCTATAGAATACGAAGATGTAAGCCGCAAATTTAAAATAATGGAGAGGCTTCCGAGAAGGGTTGTTGAAGGTTTCACAAGGCTTCTTCCGCCAATGAAAGTATCTGAGATAACGGGTGTTAAAAGTGAATATGCCGAAACAGAAGGTTGGTTTGTGGCTGTTCCCCTTATATCTGAACAAATGTTAAAGTTGCCTGAAGACTATGTTCTTAACAAGATAATAAAAGCAGTAAAAATTGCAGAAAATTTGGGGGCAGAAATTGTTGGCTTAGGTGCCATGACATCTGTTGTGGGAGATGCAGGAATAACAATTGCTAAAAATTCAAACATTGCTGTAACTACTGGTAACAGCTACACAGTTGCTACAGCAATAGAGGGTGCGGTAAAAGCCGCTGAAATGATGGGAAAAGATGTAAGAGATTCCCATGTAGTAGTGATAGGAGCCACAGGTTCAATAGGGAAAGTTTGTGCTGAAGTTTTGTCAAGAGATGCTAAATATATGACTCTTGTGGCAAGAAACAAAGAAAAGTTGCAAGATTTTAGAGATTATCTTCTAACAAAGACTGGCATGTCTATCCATATCACTTCAGACGTAAAAGAGGCTTTAGAAGATGCGGATATAATAATTACTGTCACTAGTGCTGTGGATACAGTGATAAAGCCTGAATATTTAAAACCAGGGGCTGTTGTGTGTGATGTGGCAAGACCAAGGGATGTGTCAAAAGAAGTTGCTGATAAGAGAGATGACGTTTTGGTCATAGAAGGCGGGGTTGTTGAAGTTCCTGGGGATGTGGATTTTCACTTTAATTTTGGTTTTCCTCCCAAAACAAGTTATGCTTGCATGGCAGAAACCATGATTCTTGCTATGGAAGGGCGAATTGAAAATTATTCTTTAGGGCGAGATTTGACTGTAGAACAAGTGGATGAGATATCAAAACTTGCTAAAAAGCATGGGTTTAAATTAGCGGGATTTAGGAGTTTCGAGCGAGAAGTTACAATGGAAAAGATAGAATCTGTGAGAAAAAACGCCAAAAAGAAATTAAAAGAGTGGAAATTTGCATAA
- the lysS gene encoding lysine--tRNA ligase gives MSNSNDNILNNTEDLNELLRIRRNKLDILKSLGIEPYGIDRFERTNLSSDIKNDYEKFEGKIVTLAGRIMSKRTHGKASFADIQDRDGRIQIYVKYDTVGEKNYEVFKILDIGDIIGVTGEVFKSKTGEITIRVTDFKLLAKSLQILPEKWHGLKDPDLRYRQRYTDLIINPEVKEVFLKRTQIIKAIREFLDNRGFLEVETPILHTIAGGAAARPFITHHNALDIDMYLRIALELHLKRLIVGGLEKVYEMGRVFRNEGMDIRHNPEFTLLELYEAYTDYYGMMEITEQLFAYVAQKVNGSTKIIYQGTEIDLTPPWRRITMVDAIKEYVGVDFNEVKTDEEAVAIAKKLNLETKEGMKKGEVIALVFDELVEQHLIQPVFIMDYPVEISPLAKRKHDNPQFTSRFEAFIYGREVANAFSELNDPIDQKERFLEQLKQREAGDEEAHMMDEDFINALEVGMPPTGGLGIGVDRLVMFMTDAYSIRDVILFPTMKPKNE, from the coding sequence ATGTCTAATTCAAATGATAACATTTTGAACAACACTGAGGACCTCAATGAACTTTTGCGAATTAGAAGGAATAAACTGGATATTTTAAAAAGTTTGGGGATAGAACCTTACGGAATAGATAGGTTTGAAAGAACTAATTTATCCTCTGACATTAAAAACGATTACGAAAAATTCGAAGGCAAAATAGTCACTCTTGCTGGAAGAATCATGTCTAAAAGGACACATGGAAAAGCTTCTTTTGCAGATATTCAAGACAGGGATGGTAGGATACAGATATACGTTAAGTATGATACTGTAGGAGAGAAAAATTACGAAGTTTTTAAGATTCTTGACATTGGCGATATAATAGGTGTTACTGGAGAAGTTTTTAAGTCTAAAACAGGAGAAATAACTATTCGAGTGACAGATTTTAAGCTTTTGGCTAAATCTCTCCAAATACTTCCAGAAAAATGGCATGGTTTGAAAGACCCTGATTTGCGATATAGGCAAAGATATACAGATTTAATAATAAATCCTGAAGTCAAAGAAGTATTTTTAAAGAGGACACAGATAATAAAAGCTATAAGGGAATTTCTTGACAACAGAGGATTTTTAGAAGTGGAAACTCCTATTCTTCACACAATAGCAGGAGGTGCTGCCGCAAGGCCTTTTATCACTCATCACAATGCTTTAGATATTGACATGTATTTAAGAATAGCGTTAGAACTTCACTTAAAAAGGCTTATCGTTGGAGGACTGGAAAAAGTCTATGAAATGGGCAGAGTATTTAGAAATGAAGGAATGGATATAAGGCACAATCCAGAATTTACTTTGTTGGAACTTTACGAAGCCTATACGGATTATTACGGTATGATGGAAATTACAGAACAATTATTTGCTTACGTTGCTCAAAAAGTCAATGGCAGCACCAAGATAATATATCAGGGGACAGAAATAGACTTAACTCCTCCGTGGAGAAGAATTACCATGGTGGATGCAATAAAAGAATATGTTGGTGTAGACTTTAATGAAGTAAAGACTGACGAAGAAGCGGTAGCTATAGCAAAGAAATTGAATCTTGAGACAAAAGAAGGAATGAAAAAGGGAGAAGTAATAGCACTTGTTTTCGACGAATTGGTAGAACAACATCTGATACAACCAGTGTTTATAATGGATTATCCGGTTGAGATTTCTCCTTTGGCTAAAAGAAAACACGACAATCCTCAATTTACCTCCAGATTTGAAGCTTTTATATACGGAAGAGAAGTGGCAAATGCTTTCTCTGAATTAAATGACCCCATAGACCAAAAAGAGAGATTTTTAGAACAATTAAAGCAGAGGGAAGCTGGAGACGAAGAAGCCCATATGATGGATGAAGATTTTATAAATGCTCTTGAGGTTGGTATGCCTCCAACGGGAGGATTGGGAATAGGAGTAGACAGGCTTGTCATGTTTATGACAGATGCTTATTCAATAAGGGATGTAATACTTTTCCCTACTATGAAACCTAAAAATGAATGA
- a CDS encoding IS30 family transposase: protein MVHNNCTTKKRSFKHLSSYERGEIYALLKEGRSIRYIAKKLNRSPSTISREIKRGTTTQLRSDLSSYTSYFPETGQAVYEKNRSNCGAKFKAAKAEDFLKYAENKILNEKWSPDAVVGYCKKDPSWNNKTIVCTKTLYNYIDRGLLKVKNIDLPLKLRLKPRKKQNRKNKRIMGKSIDFRPKEVESREVFGHWEIDTLIGKKSNDKVLLTLIERKTRHEIILLLDTKDSKSVKDALSKLKDMFGDNLSKVFKTITSDNGTEFSDLESALLEYGVEVYYTHPYSSWERGTNERHNGLIRRFIPKGKSIRDLSIDTIKRVENWLNNLPRKLLNYKTPKECFYEELAKIC, encoded by the coding sequence ATGGTTCATAATAATTGTACCACAAAAAAGCGTTCTTTTAAACATTTAAGTAGCTATGAACGAGGAGAAATCTATGCATTACTCAAGGAAGGAAGGAGCATTCGGTATATTGCTAAAAAACTTAATCGATCTCCAAGTACTATAAGCCGTGAAATTAAACGTGGAACTACTACACAACTTAGAAGTGATTTGTCTTCTTATACAAGCTATTTTCCTGAAACTGGTCAGGCTGTCTACGAAAAAAATCGTTCAAATTGTGGAGCTAAATTTAAAGCAGCTAAAGCAGAAGATTTTTTGAAATATGCTGAAAATAAAATATTAAATGAAAAATGGTCACCAGACGCAGTTGTAGGTTATTGTAAGAAGGACCCAAGTTGGAATAATAAAACCATTGTTTGTACTAAAACACTCTACAACTATATAGATAGAGGATTATTAAAAGTTAAAAACATTGATTTACCTTTAAAACTACGCTTAAAACCAAGGAAGAAACAAAACCGTAAAAATAAACGTATTATGGGTAAAAGTATTGATTTTAGGCCTAAAGAAGTTGAAAGCCGCGAAGTTTTTGGACATTGGGAAATAGATACGTTAATTGGCAAGAAGTCTAATGACAAGGTCCTTTTAACATTAATAGAGCGTAAGACTCGCCATGAAATAATATTACTATTGGATACAAAAGACAGTAAATCTGTTAAAGATGCACTATCAAAATTAAAAGATATGTTTGGTGACAATTTAAGCAAGGTCTTTAAAACAATAACATCTGATAATGGTACAGAGTTTAGTGATTTAGAAAGTGCTCTTTTAGAATATGGCGTAGAAGTATATTATACACATCCATATTCATCTTGGGAAAGAGGTACAAATGAACGACATAATGGTCTTATACGACGTTTTATCCCTAAAGGAAAAAGTATTAGAGATTTATCTATAGATACGATAAAGAGAGTAGAAAATTGGCTTAATAACCTTCCACGAAAATTGTTAAATTATAAAACACCTAAAGAATGCTTTTATGAGGAACTGGCAAAAATTTGTTAA
- the folK gene encoding 2-amino-4-hydroxy-6-hydroxymethyldihydropteridine diphosphokinase, whose translation MNKVYLSLGSNLGDREENLKKAVYELSRWEGITLKKLSPIYETKPVGYLDQGMFLNIAAEVETDIEPYDFLKVINEIEKKLKRERIIRWGPRTIDIDILLYGNISLSSEILTIPHPRMWERAFVLIPLNDINPAIKKGDVYISDLIEKLPDKEGVTRYKKDWYKEV comes from the coding sequence ATGAATAAAGTATATTTATCCTTAGGTTCAAATTTGGGGGATAGAGAAGAGAATTTAAAAAAAGCGGTGTATGAATTATCCCGTTGGGAAGGCATAACGTTAAAAAAGCTTTCTCCCATATATGAGACAAAACCTGTGGGATATTTGGACCAAGGTATGTTTTTAAACATTGCTGCAGAAGTAGAGACGGATATTGAGCCTTATGATTTTTTGAAAGTCATAAACGAAATAGAAAAAAAGCTTAAAAGGGAAAGGATTATAAGATGGGGACCAAGAACTATTGACATTGATATATTGCTTTATGGTAATATTAGTCTAAGTAGCGAAATTTTGACTATTCCCCATCCGAGGATGTGGGAAAGGGCTTTTGTATTGATTCCTCTAAATGACATAAATCCAGCCATAAAAAAGGGAGATGTGTATATTTCTGATTTGATAGAGAAGTTACCGGATAAAGAAGGAGTTACGCGGTATAAAAAGGATTGGTATAAAGAGGTGTAA
- the queD gene encoding 6-carboxytetrahydropterin synthase QueD, producing MKVTKIFTFDSAHNLVNYNGKCEELHGHTYKLEVTVEGKPDEEGMVIDFVKLKEIVSEKVIKRLDHKYLNEVFEFNTTCENILLWMWNELKDVLTEDRYRLYKLKLWETSTSFAEITEEDL from the coding sequence ATGAAGGTGACAAAAATATTCACTTTTGATAGTGCCCATAACCTTGTAAATTACAATGGAAAGTGTGAAGAACTTCACGGACATACTTATAAGCTTGAAGTGACAGTAGAAGGGAAGCCTGACGAAGAAGGGATGGTCATAGATTTTGTTAAATTGAAAGAAATAGTAAGTGAAAAAGTGATAAAAAGGCTTGACCATAAATATTTAAATGAGGTCTTTGAGTTTAACACTACTTGTGAAAACATTCTTTTGTGGATGTGGAATGAGTTAAAAGATGTGTTAACAGAGGACAGGTATCGTCTTTATAAATTAAAACTCTGGGAGACTTCTACAAGTTTTGCAGAAATCACTGAAGAAGATTTATAA
- a CDS encoding coenzyme F420-0:L-glutamate ligase, protein MYGKIPIKTHIITEKDDIVEVVHNYTKDIREPGDLISIAESVVAITQGRAYLPENIKPGFLAKILCRFTDRNGSLTSPQAMQCAINEVGWFRILIASIIGGLGKLLGRKGWFFIIAGRKVALIDDVAGTMPPYHRYIVLGPKDPDVVCEKIKQKTGVDAAIIDANDLRRADCIGASKGVDKKYVESLFIDNPSGNAEQQTPIVVIKNYKYINN, encoded by the coding sequence ATGTATGGAAAAATTCCAATAAAAACTCATATTATAACTGAAAAAGATGATATAGTAGAAGTTGTGCACAATTACACAAAAGATATACGAGAGCCGGGAGATTTAATATCAATTGCAGAAAGCGTTGTGGCTATAACACAAGGGAGAGCATATCTTCCTGAAAATATAAAGCCGGGGTTTCTTGCAAAGATACTGTGTAGGTTTACCGACAGGAATGGCAGTCTCACTTCTCCTCAAGCAATGCAATGTGCTATCAACGAAGTGGGTTGGTTTAGGATTTTGATTGCTTCTATTATAGGAGGGTTAGGCAAGTTATTGGGTAGAAAAGGGTGGTTTTTTATTATCGCTGGCAGAAAAGTCGCTTTAATTGACGACGTTGCAGGGACAATGCCTCCTTATCATAGATACATAGTTTTGGGACCTAAAGACCCTGATGTAGTTTGTGAGAAGATAAAACAAAAAACAGGAGTTGATGCAGCTATAATAGATGCAAATGATTTGCGCCGTGCTGATTGTATTGGCGCATCAAAAGGGGTTGATAAAAAATATGTAGAAAGCCTATTTATCGACAACCCATCAGGCAATGCTGAGCAGCAAACTCCTATTGTAGTTATAAAAAATTACAAGTATATAAATAATTGA
- a CDS encoding Ger(x)C family spore germination protein: MKRFIILILTITILLTGCWDKREINQLAFVQGLGIERGKDDMIHIIVEILKPGLLTAGGGGAGGTGGGSAAGKPYAVFQASGVDFAKAFSNLNNELPRSLFLQYNEIIFLEEKFATSGIYQTLDFMTRNPEFRRTAYILVVTGGSLEELFDLPSSSELERYPYKEVLGIIANQRNTSSSYVCDLNEFIETLEIPQKAPITGRLEIVKKDGKATGLRMVGSAVFNKDKLVGFLEEQDTKAVMVLMNKLKRSTLTLDKGLKGEKAHISLVVTKAHTDIIPKVQDKDISFDIKVNIEAYMNEQETKYDLTEPQNLEKLQLLINDKIKQAINRALFILQKKYNADVVGFINILHQRKPKEWKKVQQDWDKIYPDVKFNVTVKSIVRRTGLSSKPILPR, translated from the coding sequence ATGAAAAGATTTATAATATTAATTTTGACAATTACCATTTTACTGACGGGTTGCTGGGACAAGAGAGAAATAAATCAATTGGCATTTGTCCAGGGATTAGGTATTGAAAGAGGCAAAGACGACATGATACATATCATTGTAGAAATTTTAAAACCGGGCCTTCTTACAGCAGGTGGAGGTGGTGCCGGAGGTACAGGGGGAGGAAGTGCAGCTGGCAAACCTTATGCTGTTTTCCAGGCCAGTGGTGTAGATTTTGCGAAAGCATTTTCTAACTTAAATAACGAATTGCCAAGGTCTCTTTTTCTGCAGTATAACGAAATAATATTTTTGGAGGAAAAGTTTGCAACGTCTGGTATTTACCAAACTTTAGATTTTATGACAAGAAATCCGGAATTCAGGAGAACTGCCTATATATTAGTAGTAACGGGAGGAAGTTTAGAAGAGCTTTTTGATCTGCCAAGTTCCAGTGAGCTTGAAAGATATCCTTACAAAGAAGTGCTGGGAATAATAGCAAACCAACGAAATACTTCTTCTTCCTATGTATGCGATTTAAATGAGTTTATTGAGACGTTGGAAATTCCCCAAAAGGCGCCTATAACAGGGCGACTGGAGATAGTGAAAAAAGACGGCAAAGCGACAGGATTGAGAATGGTAGGGTCTGCTGTTTTTAACAAGGACAAGTTAGTGGGATTTTTAGAGGAGCAAGACACAAAGGCTGTCATGGTTTTAATGAACAAATTAAAAAGAAGTACATTGACGTTAGACAAGGGATTAAAAGGTGAAAAGGCACATATTTCTCTTGTAGTTACTAAGGCTCACACTGACATTATTCCTAAAGTCCAAGACAAAGATATTTCTTTTGATATAAAAGTCAATATAGAGGCTTATATGAATGAACAAGAGACAAAGTATGACTTGACAGAACCTCAAAATCTTGAAAAACTTCAGCTTTTAATAAATGACAAAATAAAGCAGGCAATAAATCGTGCACTTTTTATACTTCAAAAGAAATATAACGCTGATGTAGTAGGATTTATAAATATCCTTCATCAAAGAAAGCCTAAAGAGTGGAAAAAAGTTCAGCAAGATTGGGATAAAATTTATCCTGATGTAAAGTTTAATGTGACAGTAAAATCAATAGTAAGAAGGACAGGTCTATCTTCAAAGCCTATACTCCCGAGGTGA
- a CDS encoding helix-turn-helix domain-containing protein has translation MKFIKIGDKTINLEKLHGIIDKIIEMRQNGLSQQEVASRFKVDRSFVSRLESLGEVRKGGNIAVVGFPIKNKEELEELLREWGVNFTLLLSEKERLSLAENMSGVELFNMVMDLIAKIQSHDVIIFLGSDKRSQLVEAIFDRDIITINIGHSPLTEDVYVDPEVVKEILNSLKG, from the coding sequence ATGAAATTTATTAAAATTGGTGATAAGACTATAAATTTAGAGAAATTACACGGCATAATAGATAAAATAATTGAAATGAGACAAAATGGTCTTTCACAGCAAGAGGTTGCCTCTCGCTTTAAAGTTGACAGAAGTTTTGTCTCGAGACTAGAAAGTTTAGGTGAGGTTAGAAAAGGAGGAAATATTGCTGTAGTAGGTTTTCCTATAAAAAATAAAGAGGAATTGGAAGAGCTTTTAAGAGAGTGGGGAGTTAATTTTACACTTCTTTTGTCTGAGAAAGAGAGATTGAGCTTGGCTGAAAACATGAGTGGTGTGGAGCTTTTTAACATGGTAATGGACTTGATTGCTAAAATTCAATCTCACGACGTGATAATATTTTTAGGTTCAGACAAAAGGAGCCAATTGGTAGAAGCTATATTTGACAGAGATATCATAACTATAAATATTGGACATTCTCCTTTGACAGAAGATGTATATGTTGACCCTGAAGTAGTAAAAGAGATATTGAATTCATTGAAAGGGTGA
- the sfsA gene encoding DNA/RNA nuclease SfsA has protein sequence MVYGKFIKRINRFEAYVELNGEKTLVHVPNTGRCKEIFVPGANVILEVRDRQGRKTPYELAFAYKGKRLISIDSQVPNKVVLESIKMGLIEEFKGYQIVEKEKTFMNSKFDIKLTKEGEICYLEVKGVTLEIEGVAKFPDAPTERGKKHIKELVKVKEYGMRAAVIFLIQMDDIKYFIPNDEQDPEFGGFLREAVNLGVEAYAYTCNVGENYVFLKDRVEVVL, from the coding sequence ATTGTCTATGGAAAATTCATAAAAAGAATCAACAGATTTGAAGCTTATGTAGAGTTGAATGGGGAAAAGACTTTAGTACACGTGCCTAATACGGGAAGGTGTAAAGAGATATTTGTCCCGGGGGCAAACGTCATCCTTGAAGTAAGAGATAGGCAAGGCAGGAAAACACCTTATGAGTTGGCTTTTGCTTATAAGGGGAAAAGACTTATATCTATTGATTCACAAGTGCCTAATAAAGTGGTTTTAGAAAGCATAAAAATGGGGCTTATAGAGGAATTTAAGGGCTACCAAATTGTAGAAAAAGAAAAAACTTTTATGAACAGTAAGTTTGATATAAAGCTTACAAAAGAGGGAGAGATATGTTATTTAGAAGTCAAAGGAGTGACACTGGAAATAGAAGGTGTTGCAAAATTTCCTGATGCTCCTACAGAAAGAGGTAAAAAACACATAAAAGAGCTTGTAAAAGTAAAAGAATATGGTATGAGGGCAGCGGTGATTTTTTTAATCCAAATGGATGACATAAAATATTTTATCCCAAATGACGAGCAAGATCCGGAATTTGGGGGATTTTTAAGGGAGGCTGTTAATTTAGGGGTAGAAGCCTATGCTTATACTTGCAATGTAGGAGAAAATTATGTGTTTTTAAAGGACAGGGTGGAAGTGGTCTTATAG
- the greA gene encoding transcription elongation factor GreA: MSKPVILTYEGLKKLEEELEYLKTVKRAEVAEKIKQARAFGDLSENSEYDEAKNEQAFIEGRIATLEAMLKNAKVIDEEDIKLDQVSIGCTVKVYDESYNEEVEYTIVGSAEADPMNNKISDESPIGKALLGKKVGDVVSVEVPAGIINLKILEIRK, from the coding sequence ATGAGTAAGCCGGTAATTTTGACTTATGAGGGACTTAAAAAATTAGAAGAAGAACTAGAATATCTAAAGACTGTAAAAAGAGCAGAGGTGGCAGAAAAAATAAAACAAGCGAGAGCTTTTGGAGATTTAAGTGAAAACTCAGAATATGACGAAGCAAAAAATGAACAAGCATTTATAGAAGGTAGGATTGCTACCTTAGAAGCCATGCTTAAAAATGCAAAAGTGATTGACGAAGAAGACATAAAACTTGACCAGGTTAGCATTGGCTGTACTGTAAAAGTCTATGATGAATCTTATAATGAAGAAGTAGAGTATACGATTGTAGGTTCAGCAGAAGCAGATCCGATGAACAACAAAATATCTGACGAATCTCCTATAGGAAAAGCTTTATTAGGGAAAAAAGTGGGAGATGTTGTGTCTGTTGAAGTTCCTGCCGGAATCATCAATTTAAAAATATTAGAAATACGCAAATAA
- the folE gene encoding GTP cyclohydrolase I FolE, translating into MIDKEKIKKAVRDILEAIGENPDREGLLETPDRVARMYEEIFAGLHTDVKDVIKFFQEDEHQEIILVKDISLYSMCEHHLLPFIGVAHVAYLPRKGRILGLSKLARIVDILAKRPQLQERLTSEIADTIMEAVNPLGVAVVIEAEHLCMTMRGIKKPGAKTVTSALRGVFRTDQKSRAEVMSLINSKR; encoded by the coding sequence ATGATAGATAAAGAAAAGATTAAAAAAGCTGTAAGAGACATACTTGAAGCTATAGGTGAAAACCCGGATAGGGAGGGCCTTTTAGAGACACCTGACAGAGTAGCTAGAATGTACGAGGAAATTTTTGCAGGGCTTCATACAGATGTAAAGGATGTTATAAAGTTTTTTCAGGAAGATGAGCATCAGGAAATAATCCTTGTAAAAGACATATCATTGTATTCTATGTGTGAACACCACCTTTTGCCGTTTATAGGAGTTGCCCATGTAGCATATTTGCCAAGGAAAGGTAGAATTTTAGGCCTTTCAAAATTGGCGCGCATTGTGGACATTTTAGCGAAAAGGCCACAGCTTCAAGAGAGGTTGACAAGCGAAATCGCAGATACCATAATGGAAGCAGTAAATCCTTTAGGTGTTGCTGTTGTCATTGAGGCAGAACATCTGTGTATGACAATGAGGGGCATTAAAAAACCTGGGGCTAAAACTGTCACTTCTGCTTTGAGAGGAGTATTTAGAACAGATCAAAAATCCAGAGCAGAAGTCATGTCTCTTATCAATTCTAAGAGATAG
- a CDS encoding N-acetylmuramoyl-L-alanine amidase family protein, whose product MLNKLTNLRIDSTSSNESIKIHKCLIVFEFSLKVPTYHVEQQNTSIQIIFEDTPLNMPEGKYNVLDGIISYVEIKATEQQIVAEIALDFQTDFEIEIIEGIPAKFKLYISRKPLLEILKDKKILINPGFGEKNTSPTGLLQHIPMMAIAKKLHFLLTTCGAQSRLSWEKSLQEKDLEKFEEGVFIDIFTEASLKKESGFKVYYSDGDENSLKLAKYINECMSQKLQLDNLGICPKSYNYKENVIPIGVVPAMENMRLDDAHLRDLDYRNKVAQAIFNGLVKFYTD is encoded by the coding sequence ATGTTAAATAAATTAACAAATTTACGAATTGATTCTACTTCCAGCAATGAATCAATAAAAATTCATAAGTGCCTTATTGTATTTGAGTTTTCATTAAAAGTTCCAACATATCATGTAGAACAACAAAATACCTCAATACAAATCATTTTTGAGGATACTCCTTTAAACATGCCAGAAGGAAAATATAATGTTTTGGATGGAATAATCTCTTATGTAGAGATAAAAGCCACAGAACAACAAATAGTTGCAGAAATAGCACTTGACTTCCAAACAGATTTCGAAATTGAAATTATTGAAGGTATTCCAGCAAAATTTAAACTCTACATAAGCAGAAAACCTCTATTAGAGATATTGAAAGATAAAAAAATATTGATAAATCCAGGATTTGGTGAAAAAAACACAAGCCCCACAGGACTTCTTCAACATATACCAATGATGGCAATAGCAAAAAAACTTCACTTTTTACTCACTACATGTGGGGCACAAAGTAGACTTTCATGGGAAAAATCCCTTCAAGAAAAAGATTTGGAAAAATTTGAAGAAGGAGTATTTATAGATATATTTACAGAAGCTTCTTTAAAAAAAGAAAGTGGATTTAAGGTGTATTATTCCGATGGTGATGAAAACTCACTAAAACTTGCAAAATACATAAACGAGTGCATGTCTCAAAAACTTCAACTTGATAATCTTGGTATTTGTCCTAAATCCTATAATTATAAAGAAAATGTAATACCTATTGGTGTAGTACCTGCAATGGAAAATATGAGGCTTGATGATGCTCATTTGAGGGATTTAGACTATAGAAATAAAGTAGCTCAAGCTATATTTAACGGCTTAGTAAAATTCTATACCGACTAA
- the folP gene encoding dihydropteroate synthase: MLFRCRDKSLEIGKRTYIMGILNMTPDSFSDGGKYNNLEEGIKRALQMIEEGADIIDVGGESTRPGHTPVEEEEELRRVIPVIERLSKISDVIISVDTMKSGVALRALEAGAHIVNDVWGLQRDPKMAEIVAKYNAGVIMMHNSNVAEYEDVVKDIIKFLEKSIEIGEKAGIDRSNMIVDPGIGFGKTLDHNLEVMNRLEELKVLGLPVLLGTSRKSMIGKVLNLDVDDRVEGTAATVAVGIVKGVDIVRVHDVKQMYRVAKMTDAMVRK, encoded by the coding sequence ATGTTATTTAGGTGCAGAGACAAAAGTTTGGAAATTGGAAAGAGAACTTACATAATGGGAATTTTAAATATGACTCCCGATTCTTTTTCTGATGGTGGCAAGTACAACAATTTGGAGGAAGGAATAAAGAGAGCACTTCAAATGATAGAAGAAGGAGCAGATATAATAGACGTAGGGGGAGAGTCTACAAGACCAGGTCATACTCCTGTTGAGGAGGAAGAAGAGCTAAGAAGAGTAATACCTGTCATTGAGAGACTTTCTAAAATTTCCGATGTGATTATTTCTGTAGATACTATGAAATCAGGAGTGGCATTAAGAGCTTTAGAGGCAGGTGCCCACATAGTAAATGACGTATGGGGGCTTCAAAGAGACCCAAAGATGGCAGAAATAGTAGCAAAGTACAATGCCGGTGTAATAATGATGCATAACAGCAATGTAGCAGAATATGAGGATGTTGTAAAAGATATAATAAAATTTCTTGAAAAAAGCATAGAGATTGGAGAAAAAGCGGGAATTGACAGAAGTAATATGATTGTAGACCCAGGGATAGGTTTTGGAAAGACTTTAGACCACAACCTTGAAGTTATGAATAGGCTGGAAGAATTAAAGGTGTTGGGACTTCCTGTACTTCTTGGAACTTCTCGAAAGTCGATGATTGGCAAGGTTTTAAATCTCGATGTGGATGACAGAGTAGAAGGGACGGCTGCAACAGTTGCTGTTGGAATTGTAAAAGGTGTTGATATCGTCCGCGTTCACGATGTAAAGCAAATGTACAGAGTTGCTAAAATGACTGATGCGATGGTGAGAAAATGA